Part of the Coccinella septempunctata chromosome 3, icCocSept1.1, whole genome shotgun sequence genome is shown below.
AAATGAATACACACGAAGAGAAACCGTGTTACAAATAATCAAAACAATAGATAAAACCCGGAACATAGACAAATAGCTAAGCGAGGTTATACATTACCATAGAAATATGATGTCAAAAAACAAGGAAAGGCAAGGACAAGCAGAAAAGGAAAAGACAGAAAGGGAAATGACAGACCCGGACAGTGGCGTCACGAGTCATGGGGCAGTGGGTGTTCTGTGTAGGGAGAAGAAAAGGTGGGCGGCTTATTAATCAGATTAACGATGTTGCAGTAGATGGAGTTAATGCCGTTAAAGTCGGTGTTAATGTTGAGGTTGTTGTCTCGGCTCATTATCTCGACAGCTTCCAGGAATTCTCGTTTGTGTCTATTAGATTCAGACTTCAATATCTTGGCATCACCGAAGTTCATCGTGTGGTTCATCTCATAACAGTGTTTGGATAGGCCTGTAGTCTGCTTAGCCATCGCACAGTCCCTGACGTGCTCCCTTAATCGCGTCTTGAGATTTCTCCCCGTTTGGCCGATGTATGTCTTATCACAGTCTGTGCAGCTTATAGCATAGACTATTCCAGCCCTTTTCTCGATGGGTGTTATATCCTTCATCCTTGAGAAAACATGTCTGCCAAGGGTGTTGGGCATGTGTTTGGCAATGAGGAACATGTTTCTGTCTACGACGTGGTGGCTTATGGTTTTGATGATACGGGGGGTGATAGCAGGGTGATATGGCAGGGAGAAAAACCTGGGGACAACAGGTGTCGTTTGGTCGACATCCTGGGGGGTATGGGGTGAGATCTCGGCATGGGGTTCGGTGGTGTATCCTGGAGTATTGAAAAGGATTTTATTGATTAGTCTCCTTGGGTAAGAATTGCTGTTGAGTAGGTCGGCCAGTCTGTGGAGGCTGTTCTGCAAATGTCGGGGGGAGACTAACTTTTCTAACCGGCCTTTCATTCCCAGAATGAGGTTGATCTTCTGTTTGTGTTCATGGGATGATTTGTAGTTGAGGTATCGCCCAGAGGCAGTTGGCTTCTGATACCAATCAGTGGAAATCGTGTTGTCGTCATTGCGTATCAACTGTAAATCCAAGTATGGAAGGGTGGAATTGGTCTCAACCTCATGAGTAAAATTTATGTGAATGTTTTGGTCGTTCAATACACGAATAATGTCACTGAGTTGGTCGGCCCGTAAAATACAAAATAGATCATCTACGTATTTCTTCGTCATTAAAGGGGTGTAGCAAAGCAGCGAAAAAGCCCTATCAAGGATGTCGTCCACCACCATCTCCGCGAAAATGGAAGAAGAGTCAGTACCCATAGGTGTTCCCTTTgtttgtttgaaaaatttttcttggaacTGGCAGTAAGTAGTGTTGAAGACTAACCTGACGCACTCAAGGAAATCCCCTCTCTGTAATGGGCAATGTTCCCCAATTGAATCCCAATGAAGGTTGACGCTATCGATTACAGCCTCCAATGTGATGTTAGAGAAGAGGGATACGATATCAAGACTCACCATAATGTGGTCTTCAGGGATAGTAAAATTCTGAATAATGCTTGCGAAATGGAATGAGTCTCTGATGTAGTAACTGTTGTTATCCTTATCATGTGCTGAAGTGAGAACACCACTTATATATTTTGATAGCTTAGAGTTGGGGGAATCGATGTTGGCAACAATGGGTCTAACTGCCAGAGTGGGCTTGTGTATCTCCCTGCCATATCACCCTGCTATCACCCCCCGTATCATCAAAACCATAAGCCACCACGTCGTAGACAGAAACATGTTCCTCATTGCCAAACACATGCCCAACACCCTTGGCAGACATGTTTTCTCAAGGAAGAAAAGGGCTGGAATAGTCTATGCTATAAACTGCACAGACTGTTATAAGACATACATCGGCCAAACGGGGAGAAATCTCAAGACGCGATTAAGGGAGCACGTCAGGGACTGTGC
Proteins encoded:
- the LOC123309534 gene encoding uncharacterized protein LOC123309534, with the translated sequence MSAKGVGHVFGNEEHVSVYDVVAYGFDDTGGDSRVIWQGDTQAHSGTHDKDNNSYYIRDSFHFASIIQNFTIPEDHIMVSLDIVSLFSNITLEAVIDSVNLHWDSIGEHCPLQRGDFLECVRLVFNTTYCQFQEKFFKQTKGTPMGTDSSSIFAEMVVDDILDRAFSLLCYTPLMTKKYVDDLFCILRADQLSDIIRVLNDQNIHINFTHEVETNSTLPYLDLQLIRNDDNTISTDWYQKPTASGRYLNYKSSHEHKQKINLILGMKGRLEKLVSPRHLQNSLHRLADLLNSNSYPRRLINKILFNTPGYTTEPHAEISPHTPQDVDQTTPVVPRFFSLPYHPAITPRIIKTISHHVVDRNMFLIAKHMPNTLGRHVFSRMKDITPIEKRAGIVYAISCTDCDKTYIGQTGRNLKTRLREHVRDCAMAKQTTGLSKHCYEMNHTMNFGDAKILKSESNRHKREFLEAVEIMSRDNNLNINTDFNGINSIYCNIVNLINKPPTFSSPYTEHPLPHDS